Genomic window (Gammaproteobacteria bacterium):
TCTTGCCGGCTTCCGCCGGACCCCAGATCCAGGCCGCGGGCGGGCCTTCGCCAGCCGCCATGCCGCGCAGGGTGGCGACGGCCAGCGCATTGCCGCCGGGATGGAAGCTGTCGAACACCGCATGGTCCGCCAGCCGGATGTCGAGCGCCAGTTGCCGCATGTCCTGCACCGGTGTGCCGCGGTCAGGAGGCGCGCGGCGCCAGCGCCTTGCGGCTCCAGCGGATCACGTAGTTCAGGCCGCTGACCACGCAGGTCACGAGCACGGCGGCGCCAGCCACCGTCACCAGGCTGTCCAGCGCCCAGCCCATGGCACGCTGCACCAGCACCGCGAGGATGAACACCAGCTGGGCGAGCGTGTTGAGCTTGCTGGCGCCGGAGGGCTCCGGCTGCAGCGGACCGACCAGCACGTTGTACAGCACGCCGCCGGTGACGATGACCAGGTCGCGGCTGACGACCAGCACCGCCAGCCAGGCGGGAATCTGCTCCTGCAGCGCGAGGGTGACGAACAGCGACACCAGCAGCAGCTTGTCGGCCAGCGGATCGAGCAGCCCGCCCAGGCGGCTCTGCCAGTGACAGTGCTTGGCGAGAAAACCGTCTATGCCGTCGGACAGGCCGGCGATGGCCACCAGCACGAGGGCGAGGCCGATGCGATCGGCCAGCAGCGCCACGACGATGGGCGGCACCAGCAGCATGCGCAGGACGCAGATCAGGTTCGGGATGTCCGACGGCCTCAGCATGCGCCGCACAACCCTGGCCTAGGGCTGGCCCACCAGCCGGTAGTACAGCGTGCCATCTCCCTGGCCGGCCGCCGTCTCGGGTTCGAGGATGCGCCGCATGGCGAGCTGCCGCGCGAATGCTTCGCGGCCGGCACGCAGCTGCAGGTCGAGTCGCAGGACGTCGCCGCGGATGCCCGTGATGCCCACCGATTGCACGCCCTCCAGGCCAGCCAGGTAGCCGAGCAGCCCACCGTACTGCGTGAAATCCCGCAGGCCGCTCACGGCGAGCCCGATGCGGCCCGGGCCCTCCGGTGCCGCAGCGGCCCGGCTCGCCAGCCGCTCCGCCAGCCCGCCCGGACCGTCGGCGACGCTGCCGCGCCAGTCGGCGCGCTCCGCGCCATCGAGCAGCGTCCAGCGCACATCGGGAAGACCCGGCGGAAACAGCCTGGCGCGTCCCACCAGGATGACGTCGGCCTGGTAACGCGCCGAGGCGCGGCGGATCGGCTCGGTGAACTCGCCCCAGACATCGGCGGCGCCCAGCTCCGCGAGTTCCTGCGAGTCTCGCAGTGGCAGCAGCAG
Coding sequences:
- a CDS encoding CDP-alcohol phosphatidyltransferase family protein gives rise to the protein MRPSDIPNLICVLRMLLVPPIVVALLADRIGLALVLVAIAGLSDGIDGFLAKHCHWQSRLGGLLDPLADKLLLVSLFVTLALQEQIPAWLAVLVVSRDLVIVTGGVLYNVLVGPLQPEPSGASKLNTLAQLVFILAVLVQRAMGWALDSLVTVAGAAVLVTCVVSGLNYVIRWSRKALAPRAS
- a CDS encoding DUF2066 domain-containing protein, producing MIHISGDQARTALLLLLLVMAGLPGGAGAAQVADLYAASVPASEAATSGNAAAFTAALRQVLVKVSGRQAAAEPAVLAAFADPAALVQQYRRDPAGAYWVQFDPAAIRRGLAAAGLPAWSGDRPATLVWLAYDNGAGERDIVAGSDEAGVAGTLRQQLLDAAAARGIPLLLPLRDSQELAELGAADVWGEFTEPIRRASARYQADVILVGRARLFPPGLPDVRWTLLDGAERADWRGSVADGPGGLAERLASRAAAAPEGPGRIGLAVSGLRDFTQYGGLLGYLAGLEGVQSVGITGIRGDVLRLDLQLRAGREAFARQLAMRRILEPETAAGQGDGTLYYRLVGQP